The proteins below come from a single Arthrobacter sp. B1I2 genomic window:
- a CDS encoding DinB family protein, translated as MPIVPDEKDWTWVLSRPCPECSFTASTATPATVPGSIESMLPRWRAVLRRPDAAQRPNDHTWSALEYACHVRDVFALFDQRLNLMLASGDARFENWDQDRTAEEKDYANADPSVVGAELAAEGHQAAASFARVREEDWGRKGLRSNGSEFTVLTLSQYFLHDVVHHLHDVNG; from the coding sequence ATGCCTATCGTTCCTGATGAAAAGGACTGGACCTGGGTCCTGTCCCGCCCCTGCCCGGAATGCTCTTTCACCGCCTCAACCGCCACGCCGGCAACGGTTCCGGGGAGCATCGAAAGCATGCTCCCCCGGTGGCGGGCCGTCCTCCGGCGGCCGGACGCAGCGCAGCGCCCCAATGACCACACGTGGTCTGCGCTGGAGTACGCGTGCCACGTGCGGGACGTCTTCGCGCTCTTCGACCAGCGGCTGAACCTGATGCTGGCCTCCGGGGACGCGCGGTTCGAGAACTGGGACCAGGACCGGACCGCGGAGGAAAAGGACTATGCCAACGCCGACCCCTCGGTGGTGGGCGCTGAACTGGCGGCGGAAGGACACCAGGCCGCCGCATCCTTCGCCCGCGTCCGCGAAGAGGACTGGGGACGCAAGGGGCTGCGCAGCAACGGCTCGGAGTTCACCGTCCTCACGCTCTCGCAGTACTTCCTGCACGACGTCGTTCATCACCTTCACGACGTCAACGGCTGA
- the cydD gene encoding thiol reductant ABC exporter subunit CydD: MRPTFPAGPATRSAIYWLGVLAALKALSLVLIGQAVASALAGLVAGNPAWPAQLVAGLAGVVLRSLTVWGQAVAARRAALGVKEELRAQLLERALRTGVRSSGPGDGGLAVLATRGLDALDSYYTQFLPALVNCATVPLLLGARILFADWVSALVIVLTVPLIPLFMVLIGRYTEDSVREAQASLARLSAHMLELAKGLPVLVGLGRATAQRKALEEISEEYRSRTMGTLRTAFLSALALELIATISVAVVAVFIGVRLVHGDMPLEAGLLALLLAPDCYLPLRELGTAHHASDDGRVALAETAAVTGAPEATPLPAAKAGRPGAPLEATGLTVTYAGRSGAAVGPLTFTAPQDRITALDGPSGAGKSTVLAVLAGTIGDGDGTSITGTISGLDRSAVAWVPQHPVMVAGTVLDEVLLYLSPDPGRGPDRFAAEESARRCLERAGAAHLAGKHQAELSPGELRRVALARGLARIDAGATLLLLDEPTAHLDDASALIVEDAIRRLRGQATVILVAHNQRTRQLADVLVPVVPADRAAAATHHDGSAASVLPGFSATDSTANPITSSPATDNNVPGNAATSRPVQPAPGAARLLAALLAPVRGKFAAAAFVGTLAAVFAVALSGLSGWLIIRASEQPPILYLLTAIVGVRFFGIGRAVFRYWERLLLHDAVFAALTRLRGRLWESLSRRALSLRRLLQGGNVLGTVVDDVDTVRDLLPRVVLPPLTAVAVSVLALAATGVLVPAALPAVAGAAISGLLLAPAAALRGDRKSASAEQSLRSGVLRRVTAALDARAELHANGVAPRVLEALLAEDRDATRASQRSAWADGLGHALATAACGTAALAAAWLAAPGVLAAQVAPATAAVVVLLLLALVEPYAAMTTAVRQFPALRAVMRRVGESGALDGGSSSAGEPADGLQPVPDREGGAPGVELVDLAAAWPGGSPVFSGVDAVAGPGRWLAVTGPSGSGKSTLLSVLLGFLPPVAGQARVTGRAAWCPQEAHLFDSTIRGNLLLGRPSGNGARALADDEVEAVLAAVGLTGLVRRLPAGLDTRIGPGGAFLSGGERQRLAVARTLLTGAEVILLDEPTAHLDAESAAAMLADLRAGLRDRTVVLVTHNPADIQAGDARLDLSTSSGQPSLARSR; the protein is encoded by the coding sequence GTGCGGCCAACTTTTCCTGCCGGTCCGGCAACCCGTTCGGCAATCTACTGGCTGGGAGTCCTTGCCGCGCTCAAGGCCCTGTCCCTGGTCCTGATCGGCCAGGCGGTGGCCTCCGCCCTGGCCGGACTGGTTGCCGGGAACCCTGCCTGGCCGGCCCAGCTCGTGGCCGGCCTCGCCGGCGTCGTCCTCCGCTCCCTGACCGTCTGGGGCCAGGCCGTCGCTGCACGCCGCGCGGCACTCGGGGTCAAGGAAGAGCTCCGCGCGCAGCTGCTGGAGCGCGCCCTGCGCACGGGCGTCCGGTCCTCAGGCCCGGGCGACGGCGGCCTGGCAGTGCTGGCGACCCGCGGCCTGGACGCCCTGGACAGCTACTACACCCAGTTCCTGCCCGCGCTGGTCAACTGCGCCACTGTGCCGCTCCTGCTGGGGGCCCGGATCCTCTTCGCGGACTGGGTGAGCGCGCTGGTCATTGTGCTTACCGTGCCCCTGATCCCGTTGTTCATGGTGTTGATCGGCCGGTACACCGAGGACAGCGTACGCGAGGCACAGGCTTCGCTGGCCCGGCTGTCCGCGCACATGCTCGAGCTCGCCAAGGGCCTGCCGGTCCTGGTGGGACTGGGCCGGGCCACCGCCCAGCGCAAGGCCCTGGAGGAGATCTCGGAGGAATACCGCTCCCGCACCATGGGCACCCTGCGGACTGCGTTCCTGTCCGCACTGGCCCTGGAACTCATCGCCACCATTTCGGTGGCCGTGGTGGCCGTTTTCATTGGTGTCCGGCTGGTCCACGGCGACATGCCACTCGAAGCCGGCCTGCTGGCACTGCTCCTGGCACCGGACTGCTACCTTCCGCTGCGGGAGCTGGGCACCGCCCACCATGCCAGCGACGACGGCCGGGTGGCGCTCGCCGAAACAGCCGCCGTGACCGGTGCACCCGAAGCAACCCCCCTGCCGGCGGCCAAGGCCGGCCGGCCCGGCGCTCCCCTTGAGGCCACCGGACTCACCGTGACGTACGCCGGCCGGTCCGGAGCCGCCGTCGGGCCCCTCACCTTCACCGCACCGCAGGACAGGATCACCGCCCTGGACGGCCCCAGCGGTGCGGGCAAGAGTACCGTCCTGGCCGTGCTCGCGGGGACGATCGGTGATGGCGACGGGACCAGCATCACTGGGACCATCAGCGGCCTCGACCGCAGCGCGGTGGCCTGGGTGCCGCAGCACCCCGTTATGGTGGCCGGGACCGTCCTGGACGAGGTGCTGCTGTACCTCTCGCCGGATCCCGGCCGCGGCCCGGACCGGTTTGCCGCCGAAGAGAGTGCCCGCCGCTGCCTTGAGCGCGCCGGGGCCGCCCACCTGGCAGGAAAGCACCAGGCTGAACTGAGCCCGGGCGAGCTGCGCCGCGTGGCGCTGGCCCGCGGGCTGGCAAGGATCGACGCCGGGGCCACCCTCCTGCTGCTGGACGAGCCCACGGCGCACCTGGACGATGCTTCCGCGCTCATCGTGGAGGACGCCATCCGGCGGCTCCGCGGCCAGGCCACCGTGATCCTGGTGGCCCACAACCAGCGCACCCGGCAGCTTGCGGACGTGCTGGTGCCGGTGGTGCCCGCGGACCGGGCCGCCGCAGCCACGCACCACGATGGCAGCGCTGCCAGCGTCCTGCCGGGCTTCAGCGCCACCGACTCAACAGCGAACCCCATTACGAGCAGCCCTGCAACTGACAACAACGTCCCCGGCAATGCCGCGACGAGCCGCCCCGTCCAGCCTGCACCAGGCGCGGCCCGCCTCCTGGCGGCACTGCTGGCACCGGTCCGGGGCAAGTTCGCGGCCGCGGCTTTCGTCGGCACCCTGGCGGCCGTCTTCGCCGTCGCGCTTTCCGGACTTTCGGGCTGGCTCATCATCCGGGCCAGCGAGCAGCCGCCCATCCTGTACCTCCTGACCGCCATCGTTGGCGTCCGGTTCTTCGGCATTGGCAGGGCGGTCTTCCGCTACTGGGAGCGGCTGCTGCTGCACGATGCCGTCTTTGCCGCCCTCACCCGCCTGCGCGGCCGGCTCTGGGAGTCGCTGAGCCGCAGGGCGCTGTCGCTGCGCCGGCTCCTGCAGGGCGGCAACGTGCTGGGTACCGTCGTTGACGACGTCGACACGGTCCGCGACCTCCTTCCACGCGTGGTCCTGCCGCCCCTGACAGCGGTCGCGGTGTCCGTCCTGGCGCTGGCCGCCACCGGCGTCCTGGTTCCGGCCGCCCTTCCCGCAGTGGCCGGCGCAGCCATCAGCGGCCTGCTGCTGGCGCCCGCTGCCGCGCTCCGGGGCGACCGCAAATCCGCCAGCGCCGAACAGTCCCTGCGCTCCGGCGTCCTTCGCCGCGTCACTGCAGCCCTGGACGCCCGGGCCGAACTGCACGCCAACGGCGTGGCCCCCCGCGTGCTTGAGGCGCTGCTCGCGGAGGACCGCGACGCCACGCGCGCCTCCCAGCGCTCCGCCTGGGCCGACGGGCTGGGGCACGCTCTTGCCACCGCCGCCTGCGGCACCGCCGCGCTGGCTGCGGCATGGCTGGCGGCTCCCGGGGTCCTCGCGGCCCAGGTTGCCCCGGCCACCGCCGCCGTGGTGGTGCTCCTGCTGCTGGCGCTGGTGGAACCGTACGCAGCCATGACGACGGCGGTCCGCCAGTTCCCCGCGCTCCGTGCCGTGATGCGCCGGGTGGGGGAGTCGGGGGCCCTTGACGGCGGTTCATCCTCCGCCGGCGAACCGGCCGACGGCCTGCAGCCGGTTCCCGACAGGGAAGGCGGGGCGCCAGGCGTTGAGCTGGTGGACCTCGCCGCGGCATGGCCTGGCGGCTCCCCGGTCTTCTCGGGCGTGGACGCGGTGGCAGGGCCGGGGCGCTGGCTGGCGGTCACCGGACCGTCGGGTTCGGGAAAGTCCACCCTGCTCTCGGTGCTGCTGGGCTTCCTGCCGCCGGTGGCAGGCCAGGCGCGGGTCACCGGCCGGGCGGCGTGGTGCCCGCAGGAGGCGCACCTTTTCGACTCCACGATCCGGGGAAACCTGCTGCTGGGCCGGCCGTCCGGGAACGGCGCACGGGCTTTGGCGGACGACGAGGTGGAGGCGGTCCTGGCCGCCGTCGGACTTACCGGGCTGGTACGCCGGCTCCCGGCGGGGCTGGACACGCGGATCGGCCCCGGCGGTGCCTTCCTGAGCGGCGGCGAGCGCCAGCGGCTGGCCGTGGCGCGGACCCTGCTGACAGGTGCGGAGGTGATCCTGCTGGATGAGCCCACCGCCCACCTCGACGCGGAGTCCGCGGCCGCCATGCTGGCGGACCTGCGCGCGGGACTGCGGGACCGCACGGTGGTGCTGGTGACCCACAACCCCGCAGACATCCAGGCCGGCGATGCCAGGCTGGATCTTTCGACCTCCTCCGGGCAGCCCTCGCTGGCCAGGTCCCGCTAA
- the cydB gene encoding cytochrome d ubiquinol oxidase subunit II, whose product MELLPTIWFIAIAVLWTGYLFLEGFDLGVGMLMKLFARNNTERRVLLNTVGPVWDGNEVWLLTAGGATFAAFPLWYASLFSALYLPLLVVLLALIFRAVAFEYRGKVDTDSWRNRWDWAIVLGSFFAAFGVGAALALTTTGLPLNANGDREGGPMAWFSGYALLGGIAVVGFALLHALAFLALKTDGDVRHRARQWFVRLLPVLLLPIAAWALAIQFMEGKPWTWAAVVLAVAAAVTAWLLARKGSEGRSFLALGAFLVLGTASIFGAVFPVVLPSTLDSAFDLTISNASSSDYTLGLMSIVAAFGLPLVIAYQAWTYWVFRHRVSAAHIPEAHSFLPAVAAKAFTTKG is encoded by the coding sequence ATGGAACTGCTTCCCACCATATGGTTCATCGCCATCGCGGTGCTGTGGACCGGCTACCTCTTCCTGGAGGGCTTCGACCTGGGCGTAGGGATGCTGATGAAGCTCTTCGCCCGCAACAACACGGAGCGCCGGGTGCTGCTGAACACCGTTGGGCCTGTCTGGGACGGCAACGAGGTGTGGCTGTTGACCGCCGGCGGCGCCACTTTCGCCGCCTTCCCGCTCTGGTACGCGTCGCTGTTTTCCGCGCTCTATCTCCCCCTGCTGGTGGTCCTGCTGGCACTGATCTTCCGTGCTGTGGCGTTCGAATACCGCGGCAAGGTAGACACGGACAGCTGGCGTAACCGGTGGGACTGGGCCATCGTGCTGGGCTCCTTCTTCGCCGCCTTCGGCGTGGGCGCCGCACTGGCCCTCACAACCACCGGCCTTCCGCTGAACGCCAACGGCGACCGCGAAGGCGGCCCCATGGCCTGGTTCAGCGGCTACGCCCTGCTGGGCGGTATCGCCGTGGTGGGGTTCGCACTGCTCCACGCCCTGGCGTTCCTGGCCCTCAAGACCGACGGCGACGTAAGGCACCGCGCCCGCCAGTGGTTCGTGCGGCTCCTGCCGGTCCTGCTCCTGCCCATCGCGGCGTGGGCACTCGCCATCCAGTTCATGGAGGGCAAACCCTGGACCTGGGCCGCCGTCGTCCTGGCCGTTGCTGCTGCCGTTACTGCCTGGCTGCTGGCCCGGAAGGGATCCGAAGGCCGGTCCTTCCTGGCCCTGGGCGCCTTCCTGGTGCTGGGCACGGCGTCCATCTTCGGCGCCGTCTTCCCGGTGGTGCTGCCCTCTACGCTGGACAGTGCCTTTGACCTCACCATCTCCAACGCTTCCTCCTCGGACTACACCCTGGGGCTGATGAGCATCGTGGCGGCTTTTGGCCTTCCCCTGGTGATCGCCTACCAGGCCTGGACCTACTGGGTTTTCCGCCACCGTGTCAGCGCCGCCCACATCCCGGAAGCCCACAGCTTCCTTCCCGCGGTGGCCGCCAAGGCATTCACCACCAAGGGCTGA
- a CDS encoding cytochrome ubiquinol oxidase subunit I — translation MDALEIARWQFGITTVYHFMMVPLTIGLGLVVAVIQTAWYRTGKPEYLRMTKFWGKLFLINFIMGVATGIVQEFQFGMAWSEYSRFVGDVFGAPLALEALLAFFVESTFLGLWIFGWKQLKPAIHLACLWVAVIGSALSAYFIIVANSWMQHPVGVEMINGRPVMTDAWAVFTNNTALVAVPHALFGALAVAGGFLLGIAWYHLWRRRHDGVDTVGADGRVIPGEDPRIPGRDHADHSVWIRSLRIGAVVAMISFAGTAVTGDLQGKLMFQQQPMKMAAAEAACHDGTGFSVLSVGNVGSRNCDDVVAVIEVPGILSFLAKGDFTTEVKGVNSLLPEYKANYGTHLPENPIYGDRAGQEIEYVPVMEVTYWGFRMMIGFGGLAALAAFVALWLTRKGTVPESLWLMRLAVFGILAPFGANAAGWIFTEMGRQPFVVAPNPDPSGIDQVFMFTAAAVSPGVSAGELIASLVALTAVYAVLLVVEVKLLVKYIRGGVVSAMPELVHAPADENEDETPGSGGTGDTKPADDVLAFAY, via the coding sequence ATGGACGCCTTGGAAATCGCACGCTGGCAATTCGGTATCACCACCGTCTACCACTTCATGATGGTGCCGCTGACCATAGGCCTGGGCCTTGTAGTGGCCGTCATCCAGACGGCCTGGTACCGCACCGGCAAGCCTGAGTACCTGCGGATGACCAAGTTCTGGGGAAAGCTGTTCCTCATCAACTTCATCATGGGCGTGGCCACCGGCATCGTGCAGGAGTTCCAGTTCGGCATGGCCTGGAGCGAATACAGCCGCTTCGTGGGTGACGTCTTCGGCGCGCCGCTGGCGCTGGAAGCCCTGCTGGCCTTCTTCGTCGAATCCACCTTCCTGGGCCTCTGGATCTTTGGCTGGAAGCAGCTCAAGCCCGCCATCCACCTTGCCTGCCTCTGGGTGGCCGTCATCGGATCGGCACTCTCCGCCTACTTCATCATCGTGGCCAACAGCTGGATGCAGCACCCGGTGGGTGTTGAGATGATCAACGGCCGGCCCGTCATGACCGACGCGTGGGCTGTCTTCACGAACAACACGGCCCTGGTGGCCGTCCCGCACGCGCTTTTCGGCGCCCTCGCCGTGGCAGGCGGCTTCCTCCTGGGCATCGCCTGGTACCACCTGTGGCGGCGGCGGCACGACGGCGTCGACACGGTGGGTGCCGACGGCCGGGTTATCCCCGGTGAAGACCCCCGGATCCCCGGCCGCGACCATGCGGACCACAGCGTATGGATCCGGTCCCTGCGGATCGGTGCCGTGGTGGCCATGATCTCCTTCGCCGGCACTGCCGTGACCGGCGATCTGCAGGGCAAACTGATGTTCCAGCAGCAGCCCATGAAGATGGCCGCCGCGGAGGCGGCCTGCCACGACGGCACCGGCTTCTCCGTCCTGAGCGTCGGAAACGTCGGATCCAGGAACTGCGACGATGTCGTGGCCGTGATCGAAGTTCCGGGCATCCTGTCCTTCCTGGCCAAGGGTGACTTCACCACCGAGGTCAAGGGGGTCAACAGCCTGCTGCCCGAGTACAAGGCCAACTACGGAACCCACCTGCCGGAGAACCCCATCTACGGTGACCGGGCCGGCCAGGAGATCGAGTACGTGCCCGTCATGGAGGTCACCTACTGGGGATTCAGGATGATGATTGGCTTCGGCGGGCTGGCCGCCCTGGCCGCCTTCGTGGCCCTCTGGCTCACCCGCAAGGGAACGGTACCGGAGTCCCTGTGGCTGATGCGGCTGGCAGTCTTCGGCATCCTGGCCCCCTTCGGTGCCAATGCCGCCGGCTGGATCTTCACCGAGATGGGCCGGCAGCCATTCGTCGTGGCGCCCAATCCGGATCCAAGTGGTATCGACCAGGTGTTCATGTTCACCGCCGCCGCCGTGTCTCCGGGTGTCTCCGCAGGGGAACTCATCGCCTCGCTGGTGGCCCTGACCGCCGTCTACGCCGTCCTGCTGGTGGTGGAAGTGAAACTGCTGGTCAAGTACATCCGCGGCGGCGTGGTCTCCGCGATGCCTGAACTCGTACACGCACCGGCGGACGAGAACGAGGACGAAACGCCTGGCTCCGGCGGCACCGGGGACACCAAACCCGCCGACGACGTCCTGGCCTTCGCCTACTAG
- a CDS encoding BlaI/MecI/CopY family transcriptional regulator, protein MASLGELERAVMDLLWAGQEAATANTLRDQLARTSAAQGGPGHEGKELAVTTVLTVLSRLEKKGLVERERGTRPHRYQAVSSRADHTAELMHEVLGSAPDREAVLARFIGSVSEGEAETLRKLLGHL, encoded by the coding sequence ATGGCTAGTCTTGGTGAACTGGAACGGGCAGTTATGGATCTGCTCTGGGCGGGCCAGGAAGCCGCCACGGCCAATACCCTGAGGGACCAGCTGGCGCGCACGTCGGCGGCACAGGGCGGGCCGGGCCACGAGGGCAAGGAACTGGCCGTCACCACGGTTCTTACCGTTCTCTCCCGGCTGGAAAAGAAAGGGCTGGTGGAACGCGAACGCGGAACCCGTCCGCACCGGTACCAGGCAGTGTCCAGCCGCGCCGACCACACCGCCGAACTTATGCATGAGGTCCTGGGTTCAGCCCCGGACCGGGAAGCCGTCCTGGCCCGCTTTATCGGGTCCGTGTCCGAAGGTGAAGCCGAGACGCTGCGCAAACTGCTGGGTCACCTCTAG